The Bradysia coprophila strain Holo2 chromosome IV, BU_Bcop_v1, whole genome shotgun sequence genome includes a region encoding these proteins:
- the LOC119066347 gene encoding protein atonal homolog 8, translating to MATSRNYQHLMSASDLSSIILKGSKLMANLDRRTGFCSDSSENGDEFQRDSLRSPTDTSEDSVEVKLTPIVIPKNKRKCLEPSKIVPESGFPLKKRIKFEDTMRMIKAECTDPLDKSHFRPWDTTISEVDPSRINIIDPAKIYARHPGVTTLHRVPNTSVSQIHDDQEQPLALLSKPKKPSLEEKLEENSAANLVYSTFNIKNLQTHSETSQDASTSSQSMRPSQQRNYKNMTRERRIEANARERTRVHTISAAFDTLRKSIPSYSNTQKLSKLSVLRVACSYILTLSRIVGDDYSPDQSEPSINECVEEVTKTIQTEGKIRKKKDE from the coding sequence GCTCGAAACTGATGGCCAATTTGGATCGTCGCACTGGTTTCTGTTCGGACAGTTCTGAGAATGGAGACGAATTTCAACGAGACAGTTTACGAAGTCCGACAGACACATCCGAAGATTCGGTGGAAGTTAAACTAACGCCAATTGTCATaccaaaaaataaacgaaaatgtttagaaCCGTCCAAAATTGTACCTGAAAGTGGATTCCCTTTGAAAAAGCGAATTAAATTCGAAGATACAATGCGAATGATCAAAGCAGAATGTACCGATCCATTGGACAAAAGTCATTTTCGACCGTGGGACACCACTATATCCGAAGTGGATCCAAGTCGAATAAATATCATCGATCCGGCCAAAATATATGCTCGCCATCCGGGTGTGACAACACTTCATCGTGTGCCAAATACGTCTGTTAGCCAAATTCATGACGACCAAGAACAGCCATTAGCCCTGCTATCGAAACCCAAAAAGCCAAGTCTGGAAGAGAAACTCGAAGAAAATTCTGCAGCAAATCTAGTCTATTCAACATTTAACATTAAGAACCTACAAACGCATTCAGAGACCAGCCAAGATGCGTCAACATCATCGCAAAGTATGCGACCCTCTCAGCAGCGAAACTACAAAAATATGACTCGTGAACGACGCATCGAAGCAAATGCCCGCGAACGGACACGAGTTCACACCATTTCAGCGGCATTCGATACTCTGCGAAAATCGATACCGTCGTATTCAAACACCCAAAAGCTATCCAAATTGTCTGTCCTCAGAGTGGCCTGTTCGTACATTTTGACATTGAGCAGGATAGTCGGTGATGACTACAGTCCCGATCAAAGTGAGCCATCAATTAATGAGTGTGTGGAAGAGGTTACAAAAACGATACAAACGGAAGGGAAAATTCGAAAGAAAAAGGACGAGTAA